DNA from Cyanobacteria bacterium GSL.Bin1:
AATCAATAATCGACTATACTAAAAGAGTCGTAACAAAGGAGAATCAAAAAATGTCCAGAAGAGGTGGCTATCGTCGAGGAGCAGGACGCAAAGCAGTTTGGCAAGACCAAGAGACCCAAACCATTCGCGTTCCAGTCGCGCTGAAAGATCAGTTACTTGATATTGGGAAGGGGCTCGATCGCGGACAGGAATTCTATGATGGGAAGACTTGCGCTGAACTGCGAGAAGTCCTCCAGACTTGGGAAGCCAAGTGCCAAGAAAATGAGGAGTCCCCAGAATGGCAACCGGTTCGTCAACTTTTAGATGACATTCAAGCCGTCCTCGCCAAAAGACCCGTCAAAGCGTGTCGGCGTAGAAGATTCCGACATGGCTGTAACGCTGAGACTTCTGAGAAGGATGTGAACCTTTAAAAAATTGATCAATATCTGTCTTATGAATCCGCAATGACTTGGGATCATGTCAGAGTGGAGAATAGAGAATAATCGCCAAAAATGTCTAACTCCCATCCTCTCCATCCTGAATCAACGCCACTCACCTCTGATCCAGCAGAGCAGTTAGAGTATGAAAATTGGCTTTCCTTCCACCGGGTTTGGGGAACAATGAGTGATGCTACCATTAGCGCGATCGCGCATCACTTACAAGTCTTACCCATTGCAGCGAACACCGCCATCTACGAAGAAAGCCAAACGCCCCAAGGCATTTATTTTCTCAAATGGGGGACGGTCGAGATTTATCGCCGTTCTCCCCTCGGGAAAAGCCACATCACCTATCGCAATGCGGGAGAAGTCTTTGGCTATCTCCCCTTAGTCAACAATCAATGGCAATCTAAATATCAAGCCAATGCGATTGCCTTAACAGGCGCTGAAGTGTGGTTTCTCCATCGAAATGCCCTCAAAACCCTCTCTCAAGAGTATCCCGATCTGCAACAAGCGATTACCAATCTCCTCGTACAAGATTTAGAGCAATTTACCCAACGGGTCGCAACAGAACAAGCGAGAATTCAGGGGTTGCAACCCTACCTGCAACCGCTTCCCAACCCAGAAAGCAGGGTCGGGTCAAGCAAAGTTAGTCAAAAATTGGCTAAGTCGGTTAAAACTGCTCGTCAAGACCAAAAGCCCATTGTCTGCCAAGCCCAGCGAGGGACGGGCAAAACCTTCATCGCAAGCTTAATTCATCAGCAATCTGCTCTGGAAAATCAACCCTTTGCCGAGATTGACTGTGCTGCCCTCGCCCGAGAAGCCAAAGGGACAGTCAACAGTGATCGGATTTTTGGCAACGGCGAACAAACCATTGGCATTCTAGAACTAATTGAACGAGGCACTCTCGCCATCGATAATGCTCATTTACTGAGTAAAACTGACCGAGAACGCCTGTTTGAATATCTGAGAACGGGGATCATTTACCGCAACCAAACCACTACACCTCGGCAACTCTCAGTCCGCCTCATCTTGATCGCCCCCCCAAAAATATCGCTTCCCGATGTTGATCACCACAGCATTAAACTCCCACCCCTCAGTCAACGCAAAGCTGATATCACCGACTTTGCTCGTTACTTTGTGCAGAAGTTCTGTCAAGAGCGCGATCGCGCCCTAATGGAACTGGATCAAGCGGATTTGCGACGCATCTGTGTCCCATTGGCGGTATGAACGGCTTGTTTGCCAAACTCTCTATTTTGGAATTGCGCTCAACCCAACAAGTCTGTGGCAGTCAGTGCAGTACCTTTGGCTGCTACAAAGGGAGTGAGGCAACGCCTGTCAATTTTCCGACCCCCTACCCACAGAAGGACAAGCAACGGGGGGTTGTCCCCTTTATTCCCATCCCGCACAATTAAAAGATAATCGAGATTGTATGTTCTGCATGACCTGTCTGAAAGCGTGTCCCAATCGTTCGGTGCAGTTAAATCTGCGCTTCCCGGCAGCGGATTTGCTTGAAGGTCACCAGCCATTTTGGGCAGAAGCAGCGTTACTGCTGTTATTACTGGGCGGTGTATTTATGCACGAAGGCAATAAATTGCTTAGCTGGTTCGGTTTTGGAGATATTCCCTTAGATTCCCAACATTTGCTCGTTTCTTTGCCAGTGGTCTCCCTGCTGTTAAGCATTCCCTTGGTTCTTACCTATGGCGTTCAGCAATTAAGTCGGTTGTGGATGCGTTTGGTCTTTCCCATAGAGTAGCATTGATAGTAGGGTAGGGTGGTTAAAGCCCGTCATCAAGCAATTATATTAACGAAGCTGAACCTTCTAGTTGATTGAGCCATTCTCTAGCAGAATCGTGGGAAAGAGGACGACTTAACAAGGGATTCGCCAGTTCAAAAATGACCTCGTCAAGCATCTCTTCAAAGTCGCTTTCGTATTCAATATCCTCGCGTCCTTCAATGGCATTTGCCCAATTCTCTACATCTAATGATGACAGTTGACCGTCGAGATATCGTCTTAAAATATTAACAATCTGCTGTTTTTTGAGAATCACAAGTCCTCTTGCACTATCCCAACTATAGGAATTGAGCAGCTGCCAAATTTCCGATAAAGGTCGATCGAAGTTTAACAGTGAATTGAGGAGTTCGACTCTAGTTTTCATGGGTATTTTTGCTTGACGTGGACAATGCTATCATCAGCAGCGTAAGTAGTTTTAGTGTACAAAATCGTTATCCCTGCTGCATCTACTTGTTTTTCATAGGTGGCAAAAGACCCCGGAATATTTCTGGCGGGGACATCTGCTTGGAAGGCTTTTCCGCCATTAGGAAGATCGTAGATTCTTACTGGACTGGCACTTTTGGGTAAACGTTGCTGAAAACGAGCAAGATTATTGATTTGTTTGGCGTTTAACGAGGTCGCCATAGAATAAGGATACTGGAAAGCCTTACCTTTACAATTAAATCATCTTCAAACGACTTAAATTTCTGTAGTATTCAGGCAAAGGGTTGGTTAGTGGATAAAACTAATGAAATCAATTCTAAGTAATCTTTTTGCTTTCGGTGTCTGTTTGACTCCGGTAACTGGACCATTATCCGCTATCAAGCAATTATATTAACGAATTAGCAGAAGAAAGCTGGATCAAAAACCAAGGATGCGCGATCGCGCATTAAATTCAGTAATGATGACATGAGCTTTACTCGCCCCTGCCATAGCAAACATTTCCCCTTGAAGATAGTGATGTTTGATCGGACTGCTGCGTTCAATCTCTAAATACTCTTCAGGGGAGAAGTAAGCGTGGCTTTGGCTACGGGTCATTGTCCGATGCTGAGTGCATTTCGCTTCTAATTTTAGCCAATCAATCAAGTTTTTTGGGGTAACAATTTGAGGGAGATAGCGCGATCGCAAAACAGTTAAGTTGTCTTTTTTAGTTTATTGATGCTGTTTTATCTTGAATTTGGCGTGATCGCTGCTTTGATTTTGTGGGCAATGATCCGGTTGGGATCAAAAGAAAAGTTGAGATATTGAGGCAAATTCCCCCAAACACCTCGCCATCATTGCCACCGGAAAACTACGCTACACCCCCTTGGAAACCCTCTACGACCAACGAACCGAGCAATTTCTCCTGCAAAAATATCCCATCCGCTTCATTCTAGTATTTTTACTGAAATAAAAGTAAGTATAATGACTAGAAATCAGACTGGAAAATATTAGATTTGCTGCATTAAAAAATAAATTCGAGTTAATATAAAATCAATTTCTCTAGCACTTCCGGTTAAATAATGTTGCGTCGTCTTTCACAATGGCTCGAAAATCGTGCTTCTCGTCCTTCTTATGGCGGATTAGTCTTACTTTTAATTGCAATTGCTTTTTTTGGCGCGGCAACGAATACAATGGTTGGTTGGTTATACGCGCTAAGCGGTCTGATTTTTTCCCTGTTAGGACTGGCTGCAGTGCTTCCGCCAAGAGCATTAAAATCGCTTCAAGTACAACGTTGTCCGATTTATCCGGTGAGTGCCGGAAATCAGCTTACATTAGAATTAATTGTAGACAATCCTACCCTCCAACCGAAAACTCTTTTGCAAGTTATTGATCAATTGCCGATTCCGCTAGGAAAACCGGCTGGAAGCGCGATCGAGCTGATTCCTCCCCAAGAGACTTACCACTGGGTTTATACAGTAAAAGCGAAGCAACGGGGAATTTATCATTGGTCAGAGGTGGACTTACGTACCGCCACTCCCTTGGGATTATTTTGGAGTCGTCGTCGCCGTCAAGTTAATGCCACAGCCATTGTTTATCCGCTCGTTTTACCGCTGAAACAATGTTCCCTGCTCGATACATTAGGAGAAGAAGACAGCGATCAATTTCCGCAAGAAAGACGCTTCCAAGCGGCAACTGTCGGTTTAACCCGAGGTTTACGTCCTTATCGCCGAGGAGATTCGCCGCGCCTGATTCACTGGCGTAGTAGCGCGCGGTATGGGGAATTACGAGTGAGAGAATTAGAACTCTCGATGGGGGGGCAAGATGTCGTGATTGGTCTCAATAGCGCGATCGCGTGGGAAGAAGCAATATTTGAAGATGCTGTGATTGCAGCGGCTTCTCTCTATTTTTACGCCCGTCGCAGTCAGCTCAATGTTAAACTTTGGACGGCACAAGCCGGTTTGATTCAATCTCAGCAAGAAGTGTTAGAAGTTTTAGCCGCAGTGCAGTTTCAAGAATCCCAGCAACAAAGTCCACCCTCATTGCCTTTAATCTGGTTAACCTGTAACCCGAATGAAGTTAAAGATTTACCACGGGGGAGTCGTTGGTTATACTTTACCGGAGAAGAAAGAGAGTTGCCTGTTGAAAGTCGCTTTTCTGGGTTAACAATTAATGCTGCTGAATCCCTACAACAACAGTTACAAAAAACTCCCGAAAGAGGTTAGTGAATAGGTCGGTTGAGAATACAGCCAAGGATCACTCAGTCATGCCGATTCCAATCTAATTATTTCCATTCGCCGCTTTGAATGAGTAGTTCGTTGGAACGTAACAAGTTTTGTAGTTCTTGACTCTTATCAACACTCATCGGCTTTTCCATAATATGACCTTGAATAAAGAGACTAATAATCCTTGCGATTAAAGAACGAATTTCTGTTTCAGATTGAGTTGCCGGGAAATCCAGAAAGGTTGTCCCAGTCGTCGCATCAAGAGGGTGAGTGATCGAAAAATGATTAGCGCCTTCGAGAAAGACAACGTAACTATCTCCTCGCCCACCGGAGATGCCTTCTTGGAAAGTCCGTAAAATCGGAGTTATTGCTGTTTCCCAGTTCATGCCGTAACGATGACTGCTATTGGCAATCACCCCATCTTGCGTTCCTCCTAATAGCAGCAAAGGAAGCGAATCAGGTAAAGCTAAAATTGTCCCTGGTTCATAGCCATTATTCAAGCCACCGGCGGTATGGGCAGCATAAGCAAAAGCACCAGCAAGGTGAGGAAAGAACGCTTTACTGGCACTTTCAATGGCGACACGCCCCCCTGCGGAGTGACCGCCTAAAACAACTCGTTGCAAGTCGAGTAAACCGGACAATAAACCTTGTGTTTGGAGGTTTTCTAACTCCTGAAGCAGTGCTGGTAGTGCAGACGCAGTTGCCTTCTTACCATAATTATGCGGTGACCAAGCTTCAACATCAACCCCAGGCGTCAGAGCAACCACTCCCGGTAAATTTTCCGCTACCCAGGCAAAGGTGATCACAACTAATCCCTTTGCTGCTAAATCAATCGCCAGCCAATAATAGGCATCAGGGGGACAATTAAACCCATTAAAAAAAATGACAATTGGAAAAGGCGCTTGTTCAAATCTCGGCGGAACGACTCCGAAATTTTGCTCTTGAGCCTTTCCAGACAGTTGTCCCGGATAATAAACTTTGAGATGAATTGTGTCGTAGGGGGAGAGAGCGTTTTCAACTTTAACTGCTCGAAAGAAAGCGCGAACAGTATCCTGTGAATCCATAATGGCAAAAGTTCCCTCAAGGTTTAATGACGGGTTAGTTCAGGCGATGGAGAATGATGTTCAATTTTTGTCCCCAAAACCTCTAAAAAGGCTTTTAACCATTGGGGATGGGCAGGCCAAGCAGGGGCAGTAACTAAGTTACCATCAACAATCGCCTCATGAGTGGGAAGAGAAACATACTCTCCTCCCGCTTGTACCACATCAGGACCACAAGCGGGATAAGCAGTACAGCGTTTGCCTCGGAGGACATCAGCTGCAGAGAGGACTAAAAGTCCATGACAAATAGAAGCAATGGGTTTATTGGCTTGGGCAAAATGACGAGTAATATCTAAAACTTTTTCATGCAAGCGGATATATTCTGGGGCGCGTCCACCCGGAATCACGAGGGCATCATACTCATCAGGGTTAATCTCATCAAAGCTAGCATTTAAGGAAAAATGATGACCGGGTTTTTCGGAATAGGTTTGATCGCCTTCAAAGTCATGGATGGCAGTTTTAATGGTTTCCCCTGCTTTTTTATCCGGACAAACTGCGTGTACGGTATGACCGACCGTTTGCAGGGTTTGGAAGGGAACCATAATTTCGTAGTCTTCCCCAAAATCACCCACAATCATCAAGATTTTTTGACCGCTCATTGGACCCTATCTCCTCCTTAACTCAACTACTTTTTTGATTATCATGCCATGTCCTGGCAATGGAGTTCAAAATGTTGTTTCATTCAGCTGTATTTAAAAGATGTACTGAGGCAAGTTTCTGCAATCGCTGCTACTGTGTAAAAATAACAACTTGATTGCCTCCTTGTTCTTTTGCCTGATAGAGCGCTTGATCAGCTTGTTGAATCAGAATTGTCGAATCTAATTCCAAAGTGGGAATCATACTGGCTACGCCACAACTGACACTGAGGACATTTGTGTTCGATGGGTCCTGCTCATTAAAATTAAAAGTTGCCAGTTGGGTTCTAATCGATTCAGCAATTGCCAAAGCGTCCTCTGGTTCGGTATCTGGCAAAATCACCGCAAACTCTTCCCCGCCAAAACGAGCCACTTGATCCCTTGGGGAGCGAGCAACGGATTGCAAGATCTGAGCAACTTCCTGTAAACATTGGTCACCGGCTAAGTAACCGTAAGTATCATTGTATTGCTTGAAAGAATCGAGATCGCACAAAATTAAACTTAAATATTGCTGCTGAGGCTGCAGGTCATGCCACTGTTGATTGAAATAATCGTCAAAAGCTCTCCGGTTCGCCAGATTCGTGAGGGAATCAACCTGCGTTAAGGCTTGTAGTTTCCGATTTTCTGCTTCTAATTGCTCGTTGCGTAAACCGTATTCGTTAGCGACTTGACTGGGTTCTAACTCGGCTTGGACGCGTTCGCTGGCATCAATCATGAAAATAATTAAGGCATTATCTTGCCCAGGCTCATTCAGTTCACCGATTAAATATAAGTCGAAATATAAGATTTCCCCGAGGATTTCTTGGCGAGAAATTTCTTTCAGTTCAAAACTTTGTTTCTGTCCTTGAAGAATTGCTGTGGCAATTTCCTCTAGCCCGACTAATTCCGGAAAGCTCAACCGGACATCCATCCCCACTTGAATCAATTCCGGAGCGTCGGTAAAGCGCTGCGCACCATAAGAGCTCTCAAGAATCCTAAATTGGCGATCCACTCGAATATAATCGGGGTCTTTGGAAGCGAGAAGTTTCTTTAAAGCCGGATTCATTAAACTCATGTTTGGTAAGGCCCCTTCCTGCCATGTCAAATTTCCTGAGGAGTTCGCTGCAAAATGAGTCATTTCAAAACTATCCCAGAAGGAATCATTTTCTGAGGGAGTACTCATCGGTGAGGAGAAGTCCGCTGACGCTTCTCTAAAACGATTCGCTTTGAGATCAATCCTTTCTGGTTCCTCTGAGTCTTCAGCGATTAACAAATCACAATCAGCCAGAACCTCTTCGGCTGAGCTATATCGTTGGGCGAGAGGCAGAGCCAGTAATTGATCTAAAATGTTAGCTAAGCCTTCGCTAATCTGATTTTGACCCAAGTGTTGTCGCCACGCCCACTGATTTTGAGAATAATCGAAGAACTCTGTCGGCTTAACTCCTGTGAGTAAGTAAAGACTGGTTGCTCCGACACTGTAGAGATCGCTGGCGATTGTTCCTTTACCTTGGCTCTGCTCAGGAGGGGCATATGCGGTAGAACCGATAACGGTTCTGGAGGGATTCAATTCCGATAGTTTTAAGTCTTTAACGGCGCCAAAATCGACTAAAACTAACTGACCGTCGCGCGATCGCCGAATAATATTATCCGGTTTAATATCACGATGGATAATTTGTTTGGCGTGGATAAACTGTAAAATTTGTAAGATATCTTGGAGAAATTTGAGGAGTTTTTTTTCGTTGAAAACACCGTATTTTTTTAACTCTCTGCTGAGTTCAATGCCTTTAATATATTCTTGGATCAAATATTGGTGATTATTTTCAATGAAATAGGCAAATAATTCAGGAATTTGAGGATGCTTACCCAGTTCCTCCAGTTGTTGCGCTTCACGTTTGAAAAGGGCAGCTGCTTTTTCGATAAATTGCGGGCTCCGGGTTTGCGGAAAAAATTGTTTGATCACACAGAGGGGTTGGGAAGGTTTATCTTCATCAATGGCGACAAATGTTCTGCCAAAACTCCCGGCACTAAGGGGTTTAATGGCACGATAACGGTCTCGAAGCAACAATTTGGCACCGCATTGCTGGCAAAATTGCTCTTGAATGTGATTCTGGTGAAGACAATTCGGATTAAGACACTGACTCACAGTACTTAAGAGTATCAGGTTAATGCTTTAAATAATAGCGATTTTTGAACATCAATTCTAGGCAAGTGAATGGGGCAGACAATGATGTTTTTGAGTTGTAAGAGAGGTTCTATGAGTTGGCTTAAGGACCTCTTTTGCTAGGCAATACCACTGGCAAGAACTTGGAAAAGATGATCCACTTGTTTTCCTGTTTTTGCTGAGGTTAGGTTGATTTTTAAGACGCGTTCAGGATCAACGATTGGCGTCTGATTCAATAAGGTATCTAATTCTTCAGCGGTGAGTAAGTCAGATTTATTGAGAGCGATGGCAACCTGACCTTCAGGATTAATGGAAAAAAAGAGTTTTTGGTGATCGAGAAGATGGTCGATTGTCTGAGGACGACTGACATCAGCCACTAAAATTGCCCCTTTTGCCCCTTGCAAATAGCTGGGTGCAATGTTGCGAAACTTGGTTTGCCCTTCAATGTCCCAAATAATCAACTGGAATGTCTTAGGAGATATTTCCTGATCTGAAAAAAAGGTGATCTTTTTCCGCGAAATTTTTACCCCAACTGTAGATAAATAGTCATCACTGAATTGACGATCAACAAAACGACGAATGAGGCTGGTTTTACCAACGGCAAAATCGCCAACTAAACAAATTTTACGAGTGGGAATAGACATAAACAGAACAATCAACAGATTTAGTTTGTCTGAGAAGCATTGGTAGCGGGAACAAAAGCCTCAAATCGGGTCACTCGACTCTCTCGTGAGGCAGCTTGAGAGGTGACCCCCGGCGGAAACTCAATGGATGCAGAAGTAACAAGCCTTTCTGGAGCAATTCCTTGGTTGACTAAAGCCTTCTCTACCGCTTTTGCTCGCTTGAGGGCAATGTCGCGTTTCACTTGCACCTTACCAACTGTATCGCTATAGCCAATCATTCGTAAATGAACATGGGGATAGCGCTTAAGGAATTGGGCAATCGGCTGAATTTTACTCGCCAGATCGGCTGGGTTAATCTGGGCAGAACTGCCGGCAAAATAAATTTGTTGCCGGAGTGCTGGAGGTTCCAATTGCCAGGTATTTTGTACGGCTTCCACGCCCGGAATGGCAAGTAAACTACGAGAAATCTCTTCGGCGAGGGACAATTCTGAAATAACTCCTTTGAGGCTAACACTTCCGGCTTCATAAGCGGCGTTAATTAACGTGGCTTCTTGTTGATTAAAAACGCCTACGATGCGCTGTACTTCTGCCGCCACTGTTTCGGGTGGCGGGGGCACATTCACCGCAACAATTTGATTGTCAACGGCTAAATCATCAGGGATTTGACTTTGAGCAACGCGGCCTGCTTTTTCCCGGAGGGAGTCCTGCGGCACTCGCCCCGTTAAAGTTAACGTTTCATCTTTGAGATGGGGAATGAGCCGATAAACGGATAAGTCAGGGGCAGCATCCAGCGCGATCGCGACATCCCTTTCAATTTGACTGGCAACGCGATCGCGATACCAAACGATTCCCAACGGCACAAAAATTAAACTCGCTAACCCGATAACCAGTAATACCAAAGTGGTTGGAAATTTTTTGGCGGGTTTTTCCGGATTGCTCTCAGTTTCAAAACTGAGGAGTTTTTCGAGTTCGGATTGCACTGGTTCCGGAATGGTTTCTGGATCCCCTTCATACGTTTTAATGACATCGCCCTGTTCTTGCACGAGTTTGGCAAGGATCTGGCGAATTTTTGTTTGATAAGCCTGATCGGGATTGCCTTTGACGATAACAGCTAAGTAGCAATAGCCAGCAACTTCCAAGATAATGCGAGAATTGCCATATTCAATTTCGTTCAATTCGGTTGTTGTTTCTGAGTCAGTAACACAATCATTGACAAATTGGCGAATCGCCGTCAGCATCCCCGCTAGCAGATCAGATTCTAAGCGACGATCGCTCGAAACCGGTTGTGCGTCAGCAATGACTAATCCGGAAAGTTTCTGAATTAAAAACACGGCTTGTACCGTGAACGGCATTGATTCGCGCAAGATTAATTCCGCTTCAGAAACCCCTTGTATCCGCGCCCTGATTTTACGAGTAATACCTGCTGGAGAAAGGGCAGTTTCGACCTTTTCATTAATGGCTTGGATGACCTCTGCCATATATTTGCTAATGGTGTCGCCAATCACAGGATATAGGGCATCGACCATGGCATCCCTTTCCAATTCAATTTGGGTTTTAATGGCACGTCCCATCTCTGGACCAAGCGCTTCAGAAATGGCACTTTCTCGGAGGCGAGTTTGTTCTTTAAGAGCAAGGGCGATCTCGGGCGCGATCGCGCGGGCAATTTCTTTCGGAGCGGTCTGGATTTGTTGATTGATGGCAAGGGGAATGGCAGCGGAAATCGCATGAGCAACCGCTGCTCGATCTTGGCGAGAACGTTCTGCAATCACCTCATCAATCACAGGGACAACGGCTTGTAAAATTTCTTCTCGTGAGTTGCCTGTTTTTAGTTCTAGCAATTCCCGAATCAGCGGCAGTAACGGATCAATGAGATCCGTTGGGGTCTCAATTTGGTCTTGCAGTGCATTCAGTTTTTGATCTAAGTGCGCGATCGCGCGATGTAATCCTTCTGACTCTTTCTGATTCAGCGATTCGCTCTTCGTTTGAGCCGTAGGTTGATTGGCCGATCTCAACTGTTGTGCCGAATGCGACCAAGCTTCTAACTCAGCTAACAAAGTTAGAGGATCTTCCTCGAAGGAGAAGTCATCCTCGCTGTTCCCTGGTTCTTGCTGTTGGAAATTTTCCGGCTTGGTTGCTGAAGATTGATTTCTCTTCCGGGAATGGGTCGAATCAAGTTCTCCCTTTTTTTCTTCCTTAACAGGCAGAGAAGAAAATGGCTTCTGCATCGACTGTGCTGGCGTTTGCTTTTCAGCGTTCTCAGAGGTTGGTTTGAGCTTGAGGTGACCTAAGTCACTTAAGCAATCGAGTAACTCTCCTAGGCTATTAACTGAACCGGTTTCATCTTCATCATGTTTCTTTTCAGGCATTGTTTTTGCCTCGCGATCGCGTTATTGTTCTCCGGAATAAGAAGGAGTTTCTGAAGAATTGGGACGGTCAGGTAACAAATAATCTAACTGTTTTTCGGCAGTTTCAGACTCGGTTAAAACTTCCGAATCAGCTCCTTTGATTTTGAGGCACAAATTAAATAAAATTTCAGCAAAATCGTCTCGGGAAATCTTGGTTTGCCCTAAATCGCGAAAGTGACTCTCAATTTCTTCATCGAGTTCTTGTTTCAGATTCTGAATCTCTGTTCGCAGTTGCTCTCTTGTTTGCGACAGCTCACTGCGTAAAGATTCGCTATTGGCATTCAACGTTTGGTTCAGCGTATTGATTCGTACCTGTGTTCGCTGTCGATTTTCTTCTACCGATTGACGGAAATGGCTGACTTCCTCCTGGGAATTTAACCGCACATATTGCAGTTGTTTCTCCAAAGCGTTGATTGCTGATTGGATTTCGTTGGCAAGTTCTTCGCGCAATTCGCGCAAGTGATGATTGGTTGTTTCTTGGAACTGGGCTAAGTCCGATTCAAGCTGATCAAGACGGTACTCATACTCCCGGGATTGCTTACCAAAAAGTAACTCACGAATCTGATCAAGATTCCCTAAACGATCGCGCATCTCTTCCTTAGATGTTTCAGCCATCTCATTCCTTCAGTGATTGTATTGAACTTTATCTTAGTAGATTTATCAATTTATTAGTAGATTTGTCAATTTAATTATAAAAAAGTAGAGTGGATAATCCTCACTCTACTCACAAAGAGGCAGATGCCAATTCTGCAGCCCACCTCTTAATCTTTGGGTCAG
Protein-coding regions in this window:
- a CDS encoding DJ-1/PfpI/YhbO family deglycase/protease, coding for MSGQKILMIVGDFGEDYEIMVPFQTLQTVGHTVHAVCPDKKAGETIKTAIHDFEGDQTYSEKPGHHFSLNASFDEINPDEYDALVIPGGRAPEYIRLHEKVLDITRHFAQANKPIASICHGLLVLSAADVLRGKRCTAYPACGPDVVQAGGEYVSLPTHEAIVDGNLVTAPAWPAHPQWLKAFLEVLGTKIEHHSPSPELTRH
- a CDS encoding diguanylate cyclase, giving the protein MSQCLNPNCLHQNHIQEQFCQQCGAKLLLRDRYRAIKPLSAGSFGRTFVAIDEDKPSQPLCVIKQFFPQTRSPQFIEKAAALFKREAQQLEELGKHPQIPELFAYFIENNHQYLIQEYIKGIELSRELKKYGVFNEKKLLKFLQDILQILQFIHAKQIIHRDIKPDNIIRRSRDGQLVLVDFGAVKDLKLSELNPSRTVIGSTAYAPPEQSQGKGTIASDLYSVGATSLYLLTGVKPTEFFDYSQNQWAWRQHLGQNQISEGLANILDQLLALPLAQRYSSAEEVLADCDLLIAEDSEEPERIDLKANRFREASADFSSPMSTPSENDSFWDSFEMTHFAANSSGNLTWQEGALPNMSLMNPALKKLLASKDPDYIRVDRQFRILESSYGAQRFTDAPELIQVGMDVRLSFPELVGLEEIATAILQGQKQSFELKEISRQEILGEILYFDLYLIGELNEPGQDNALIIFMIDASERVQAELEPSQVANEYGLRNEQLEAENRKLQALTQVDSLTNLANRRAFDDYFNQQWHDLQPQQQYLSLILCDLDSFKQYNDTYGYLAGDQCLQEVAQILQSVARSPRDQVARFGGEEFAVILPDTEPEDALAIAESIRTQLATFNFNEQDPSNTNVLSVSCGVASMIPTLELDSTILIQQADQALYQAKEQGGNQVVIFTQ
- a CDS encoding OmpA family protein, which translates into the protein MPEKKHDEDETGSVNSLGELLDCLSDLGHLKLKPTSENAEKQTPAQSMQKPFSSLPVKEEKKGELDSTHSRKRNQSSATKPENFQQQEPGNSEDDFSFEEDPLTLLAELEAWSHSAQQLRSANQPTAQTKSESLNQKESEGLHRAIAHLDQKLNALQDQIETPTDLIDPLLPLIRELLELKTGNSREEILQAVVPVIDEVIAERSRQDRAAVAHAISAAIPLAINQQIQTAPKEIARAIAPEIALALKEQTRLRESAISEALGPEMGRAIKTQIELERDAMVDALYPVIGDTISKYMAEVIQAINEKVETALSPAGITRKIRARIQGVSEAELILRESMPFTVQAVFLIQKLSGLVIADAQPVSSDRRLESDLLAGMLTAIRQFVNDCVTDSETTTELNEIEYGNSRIILEVAGYCYLAVIVKGNPDQAYQTKIRQILAKLVQEQGDVIKTYEGDPETIPEPVQSELEKLLSFETESNPEKPAKKFPTTLVLLVIGLASLIFVPLGIVWYRDRVASQIERDVAIALDAAPDLSVYRLIPHLKDETLTLTGRVPQDSLREKAGRVAQSQIPDDLAVDNQIVAVNVPPPPETVAAEVQRIVGVFNQQEATLINAAYEAGSVSLKGVISELSLAEEISRSLLAIPGVEAVQNTWQLEPPALRQQIYFAGSSAQINPADLASKIQPIAQFLKRYPHVHLRMIGYSDTVGKVQVKRDIALKRAKAVEKALVNQGIAPERLVTSASIEFPPGVTSQAASRESRVTRFEAFVPATNASQTN
- a CDS encoding GTP-binding protein; the encoded protein is MSIPTRKICLVGDFAVGKTSLIRRFVDRQFSDDYLSTVGVKISRKKITFFSDQEISPKTFQLIIWDIEGQTKFRNIAPSYLQGAKGAILVADVSRPQTIDHLLDHQKLFFSINPEGQVAIALNKSDLLTAEELDTLLNQTPIVDPERVLKINLTSAKTGKQVDHLFQVLASGIA
- a CDS encoding dienelactone hydrolase — encoded protein: MDSQDTVRAFFRAVKVENALSPYDTIHLKVYYPGQLSGKAQEQNFGVVPPRFEQAPFPIVIFFNGFNCPPDAYYWLAIDLAAKGLVVITFAWVAENLPGVVALTPGVDVEAWSPHNYGKKATASALPALLQELENLQTQGLLSGLLDLQRVVLGGHSAGGRVAIESASKAFFPHLAGAFAYAAHTAGGLNNGYEPGTILALPDSLPLLLLGGTQDGVIANSSHRYGMNWETAITPILRTFQEGISGGRGDSYVVFLEGANHFSITHPLDATTGTTFLDFPATQSETEIRSLIARIISLFIQGHIMEKPMSVDKSQELQNLLRSNELLIQSGEWK
- a CDS encoding DUF58 domain-containing protein encodes the protein MLRRLSQWLENRASRPSYGGLVLLLIAIAFFGAATNTMVGWLYALSGLIFSLLGLAAVLPPRALKSLQVQRCPIYPVSAGNQLTLELIVDNPTLQPKTLLQVIDQLPIPLGKPAGSAIELIPPQETYHWVYTVKAKQRGIYHWSEVDLRTATPLGLFWSRRRRQVNATAIVYPLVLPLKQCSLLDTLGEEDSDQFPQERRFQAATVGLTRGLRPYRRGDSPRLIHWRSSARYGELRVRELELSMGGQDVVIGLNSAIAWEEAIFEDAVIAAASLYFYARRSQLNVKLWTAQAGLIQSQQEVLEVLAAVQFQESQQQSPPSLPLIWLTCNPNEVKDLPRGSRWLYFTGEERELPVESRFSGLTINAAESLQQQLQKTPERG